In one window of Gossypium hirsutum isolate 1008001.06 chromosome A01, Gossypium_hirsutum_v2.1, whole genome shotgun sequence DNA:
- the LOC107916791 gene encoding LEAF RUST 10 DISEASE-RESISTANCEUS RECEPTOR-LIKE PROTEIN KINASE-like 2.1: MPLFLSATSCLPLVFFTIILLSVQVPPLLSSSNEHYLGCSKQFHCGKIKNVSYPFWGGDRPEYCGQPGLKLTCLEDEETEITIMSVSYKVIEININLQAFTVARIDYLQSLCPRTLLNTTLNFNLLSYAWNLENITLYYHCPLISNISSGFPSLFNCSTSNGTDMVNYYVIASVLGNLSTEVKDGLRSCDSHVIVPAFYTAVETIKRNPTPDTLVLPLGNGFGLKWDANIASKCEDCNDSGGRCGYNNSLNQFTCYCPNHTDASTCLLSGSSAGTSLKIKLIIGFTVVGATVMVVCLMVFALRLKKGSLSSGMLKNLQRNKRKNSERIEAFIMRYGSDLAPKRYSYSDIKKITKSFKDKLGEGGFGSVYKGKLPGGRLVAVKVLSESREDGEEFINEVASISRTSHVNIVTFLGFCYESSIRALLYEFMPNGSLDKYIYHHRSPDKSCILTRKTMFEIAVGVARGLEYLHRGCNTRILHLDIKPHNILLDENFVPKISDFGLAKLCERKGSILSSITARGTIGYIAPELFCRNFGGVSYKSDVYSYGMMVLEMVGAKENIHVGGSLTSEMNFPSWIYEHLEQEAFNLEGITVEDEEITRKMIIASLWCIQTNPSDRPSMTKVLEMLQGNLQSLAIPPRPFLFSPQRSPPNSLSAISFFASSITMNIE, from the exons ATGCCTCTCTTTCTATCTGCAACTTCATGTCTTCCCCTGGTTTTCTTCACCATTATCCTTTTGTCAGTTCAAGTTCCACCGTTGTTAAGTTCAAGCAATGAACACTATTTGGGCTGCAGCAAACAGTTCCATTGTGGGAAGATAAAAAATGTTAGCTACCCTTTTTGGGGAGGTGACAGGCCTGAGTATTGTGGTCAACCAGGGTTGAAGTTAACTTGCCTGGAAGATGAAGAAACCGAGATTACAATCATGTCTGTAAGTTACAAAGTCATTGAGATCAACATCAATTTACAAGCTTTCACTGTTGCAAGAATTGATTATCTTCAATCCCTTTGTCCCCGAACCCTGCTCAATACCACCTTGAACTTCAACCTTTTGAGTTATGCTTGGAACCTTGAGAACATAACATTGTATTACCACTGCCCTTTGATTTCCAACATATCCTCAGGGTTTCCAAGTCTGTTTAACTGCAGCACCAGCAATGGAACAGATATGGTGAATTACTATGTTATAGCATCTGTTCTGGGCAACCTGTCAACTGAAGTGAAAGATGGGTTGAGATCTTGTGATAGCCATGTGATTGTTCCAGCTTTTTATACTGCAGTTGAGACAATCAAGAGAAACCCAACTCCAGATACTTTGGTTTTGCCTCTTGGTAATGGATTTGGATTGAAATGGGATGCAAATATAGCTTCCAAATGTGAAGACTGCAATGATTCTGGGGGTAGGTGTGGGTATAATAACAGTTTGAATCAATTCACTTGTTATTGCCCAAATCATACTGATGCATCAACTTGTCTTCTATCAG GGTCGTCTGCAGGTACCAGTTTGAAGATTAAGCTAATCATAG GGTTTACAGTGGTAGGGGCCACTGTTATGGTAGTTTGCTTGATGGTGTTTGCCTTGAGGCTTAAGAAAGGATCGTTGTCAAGTGGAATGCTGAAGAATTTGCAGCGAAATAAAAGGAAGAACAGTGAAAGGATTGAGGCATTCATCATGAGATATGGTTCAGATCTTGCTCCGAAGCGGTATTCTTATTCGGACATCAAGAAAATCACCAAGTCGTTCAAAGACAAGCTTGGCGAAGGCGGATTCGGCAGTGTCTACAAAGGTAAGCTACCGGGTGGACGTCTTGTTGCAGTTAAAGTCTTGAGTGAATCTAGGGAAGATGGAGAGGAATTCATTAACGAAGTAGCGAGTATTAGTCGAACTTCTCATGTTAACATAGTGACGTTTCTTGGATTTTGTTATGAGAGTTCGATAAGAGCTTTGTTATATGAGTTCATGCCGAATGGATCACTGGATAAGTACATCTACCACCACAGATCACCAGATAAAAGTTGTATACTGACCCGGAAAACAATGTTTGAAATAGCTGTCGGCGTTGCACGAGGGTTGGAATATCTACATCGAGGATGTAACACGAGAATTTTGCACTTAGACATAAAACCTCATAACATCCTTTTAGACGAAAACTTTGTTCCCAAGATTTCGGATTTTGGTCTTGCAAAGTTATGTGAGCGGAAGGGAAGCATTCTTTCGTCGATAACCGCACGAGGAACGATAGGATATATTGCTCCAGAACTATTTTGTCGAAACTTCGGAGGCGTTTCTTACAAATCCGATGTTTATAGCTATGGGATGATGGTTCTTGAAATGGTCGGAGCGAAGGAAAACATTCATGTCGGAGGGTCTCTAACAAGTGAAATGAACTTCCCTTCATGGATTTACGAACATCTCGAACAAGAAGCATTCAATCTTGAAGGAATTACGGTGGAAGATGAAGAAATAACTAGGAAGATGATTATAGCGAGCTTATGGTGCATTCAAACTAATCCATCAGACCGACCATCAATGACTAAAGTGCTAGAAATGTTACAAGGAAACCTTCAATCACTAGCAATTCCACCAAGACCTTTCTTGTTTTCTCCTCAACGATCGCCCCCAAACTCCTTGTCGGCAATATCATTTTTTGCATCTTCCATTACCATGAATATCGAATAA